The region atatattaacaaaaatatgaatttgcatgaacATTCGGAATCTATTCACCTCGGTCAATGTCTCATCGACAATTAAACTTAATTACAATTAAACAGTTGTAGATTGATGGTAAACTGCGTAAACTGTTACAAACCTCAAAATAAATGCAACTGTAAATTAATTTACGAAAGGAAGAGCAGTAGTGGGTACATGAAATCGATGTTTTGTCTTTATTGCGATAAGCCTCGCGACAAATGCACGTGTATGGCGATAGCACGAAAATGTTCGTACTGTGAACTGCCCATAGATATGTGCATGTGTAAGGAGCAGAAAACAATTTGCGATGGAAGACCGGTCCTGACCGAGTCTAATAACGATTGCACTATGTACGTCACTGCGTGGAAGCCTAGAGAAGAAGTACGACGTTACTTTTCTAGGAACTTGACCGATCTTAAAACCGATTCCATCAATGAATGCTGCTGCTGCGAGAAACTTAAGCAACATAACTCCGATGACCTTCCTTATCAACGACTAAGCGTTTTTTCCGACGTGATGGATGAATTGCAGCAAAAAATAATCGAATCTACGTATTGTGCGCGATGCCAAAAAGTTCCTTGCTGTTGTAGTGTTAATGTAGAAAGAGATGAGAGAAGAGAAGATAGGAAGATAAAGTATTGTATCAGGTAGGATGTTTTTACTACTTTGATTAACCCATTAATACTGTAAATCGCAAGAAACTCGGACAGGCAATCATTAGATGACTCATAATTTACAGTACTATTTTAATAATGCGTACTATAAGTACATTATAAATGAAGATCACAGGGACAAGAgaacaattttaaaattcaatatatcGTCAATGACCGCCGCGTCAAAACTATTTTTCTACTTGATTCTGAgatcttgaaaagaaaatacaataatTTCCTAAATCGTACATTTCCAATTCTTCGTCATTTTATTACCCTGGCAAAGGGTTAAAGTAAGAAGCACATTCTGAAAATATCATATTAAGAAACTATTCGTTGCAGCCCTAAAACACGACGGAAGATTATCGCCGTATGTATGGAAAAAGCGAAAAATAAATCATTGAATAATTGCAAATACGAGTCTAATCACGCAAAGAGCGACAAACAGAAAAAAGTATTAGTAGCCCTTTGTTGTGTTTGCAAAGCAACACCCTGTAGATGCAAGAGATCTAAATCCAGTCAGAAAAAGTTGAAAGCGAAATGTTATTATTGTAAAAATTCACCGTGCATGTAAGTAtcgatagaaagaaagaaaagagggaAACGGAAGAAGTGTGGAAATTTC is a window of Bombus affinis isolate iyBomAffi1 chromosome 12, iyBomAffi1.2, whole genome shotgun sequence DNA encoding:
- the LOC126922592 gene encoding uncharacterized protein LOC126922592; protein product: MVNCVNCYKPQNKCNCKLIYERKSSSGYMKSMFCLYCDKPRDKCTCMAIARKCSYCELPIDMCMCKEQKTICDGRPVLTESNNDCTMYVTAWKPREEVRRYFSRNLTDLKTDSINECCCCEKLKQHNSDDLPYQRLSVFSDVMDELQQKIIESTYCARCQKVPCCCSVNVERDERREDRKIKYCISPKTRRKIIAVCMEKAKNKSLNNCKYESNHAKSDKQKKVLVALCCVCKATPCRCKRSKSSQKKLKAKCYYCKNSPCICIAARERNKSRPCRCTDSPCRTKEKESTSYGKTSTKPKNNDEKTICVH